Proteins encoded in a region of the Stieleria neptunia genome:
- a CDS encoding DinB family protein: MSQTENQSASASSVSLPSPESAREMLTGAIEQIRFARHYTLELLDATPQDQWLTIPAGLPTNIAWQVGHLTVSQYGLLMFRIRGRQSEDLDLIPGRFRKAYGRGSTPKADPAGQPSAEELLERLGRVYESGLQVLESVSPEVLLEPIDMPYAGYPIKLGAILFCPLHEHIHAGQIGLVRRALGLDPVR; the protein is encoded by the coding sequence ATGAGCCAAACCGAAAACCAATCCGCGTCGGCGTCGAGCGTTTCTCTGCCGTCGCCTGAATCCGCCCGCGAAATGCTGACCGGAGCGATCGAGCAGATTCGCTTTGCACGCCACTACACGCTCGAGTTGCTCGACGCGACGCCGCAAGACCAGTGGTTGACGATTCCCGCCGGCTTGCCGACCAACATTGCCTGGCAAGTCGGGCATCTGACGGTCAGCCAATATGGTTTGTTGATGTTCCGGATCCGTGGCCGCCAGAGCGAAGACCTCGATTTGATTCCGGGTCGATTCCGCAAAGCGTACGGACGCGGGTCGACGCCCAAAGCGGATCCGGCGGGCCAGCCGAGCGCCGAGGAACTGTTGGAGCGACTCGGCCGTGTCTACGAATCGGGACTGCAGGTGTTGGAGTCGGTTTCGCCGGAGGTGTTGTTGGAGCCGATCGACATGCCCTACGCCGGCTATCCGATCAAGTTGGGCGCGATTCTGTTTTGCCCGCTTCACGAACACATCCACGCCGGCCAGATCGGCCTGGTGCGCCGCGCCCTGGGCCTGGATCCGGTCCGCTAG
- a CDS encoding type IV pilus modification PilV family protein, whose product MNKQRPDYQCHRANAAAANRRSATIRRIGLSILEVIVSLTLVATIMLVSLNASANMMRNRIAAGQAVQGQRLAGYYLDEISTLDFREASDEAVFGPEPGESAANRASFDDVDDFDGFHQDTPTFRDGGAIPDFDAWAVDVSVTPLSRFGSGFQTDSDANSQFRRVAVTVTGPDASPQTFRMIVSITPSDRSTSQSFERLRRVELRFSGDRRLNVVVPLRNTPAPIY is encoded by the coding sequence GTGAATAAGCAACGACCGGATTACCAATGTCATCGCGCCAACGCAGCGGCGGCCAATCGCCGCTCGGCAACGATTCGCCGAATCGGTCTGTCGATCCTGGAAGTCATCGTCTCGCTGACGCTGGTCGCGACGATCATGTTGGTTTCGCTCAACGCATCGGCCAACATGATGCGGAACCGAATCGCCGCCGGACAAGCCGTCCAAGGCCAGCGGTTGGCAGGCTATTATCTGGACGAGATCTCGACCCTGGATTTCCGCGAGGCGTCTGACGAAGCCGTGTTCGGTCCCGAGCCGGGTGAATCGGCAGCGAACCGAGCTTCGTTTGATGACGTCGACGACTTCGACGGGTTTCACCAAGACACGCCGACGTTTCGCGATGGCGGGGCGATCCCTGATTTTGACGCCTGGGCGGTCGATGTCAGCGTGACCCCGCTCAGCCGTTTCGGCAGCGGTTTTCAAACCGACTCCGACGCGAATTCGCAGTTTCGCAGGGTGGCCGTGACCGTGACCGGCCCGGATGCATCGCCGCAAACGTTCCGCATGATCGTGTCGATCACGCCGTCGGACCGATCGACGTCGCAATCCTTTGAACGGTTGCGACGCGTCGAACTTCGTTTCTCCGGTGATCGGCGGCTGAACGTCGTCGTGCCGCTTCGCAACACCCCGGCGCCGATTTACTAG
- a CDS encoding PulJ/GspJ family protein, translating to MSHPPESWRAPARACARVSSRWRNSTGSSQSVHARGGYTLIEMLAAMTAASLLMLGLAASVVISTSLIEPTDEDGQRTRDRVILDRLQHDLRYATSIDSMSGYDVSIERPDLSNQPQSLQYEAYMDGLMRNVSGGTSTELDPQAPTVNHYVDGYTAATSNLNLRRPRIRDVVTATTTGGSASSLTIEIPDGARPGDLLLLVVASRNAFFVNPAPSGWQQLDYSFNAGILLDLHGQWMSTSTPDAYLLNFFWGGDVVAAVLAIEHANGSWPFGWSGSSFGTSINGNTSTYPRPLENTDTIGERTLNLQLIASTGAPSPQTSLGIASFSECVNEVGSPGTSGECTLGIAFRTGPMPPMTTTPHVLHQQSANWTTIAVEVEGQSE from the coding sequence GTGAGTCATCCACCAGAGTCTTGGCGAGCCCCGGCGCGGGCTTGCGCACGTGTTTCCTCGCGATGGCGAAACTCAACCGGATCGAGCCAGTCGGTTCACGCTCGGGGCGGATACACGCTGATTGAAATGCTTGCCGCGATGACGGCGGCAAGTCTACTGATGCTCGGCTTGGCAGCCTCGGTCGTGATTTCAACCTCGCTGATCGAGCCCACCGATGAAGACGGCCAGCGGACCCGCGACCGCGTGATCCTGGATCGCCTGCAACACGACCTACGTTACGCGACGAGCATCGACAGCATGAGCGGGTACGATGTGTCCATCGAGCGACCGGATTTGTCCAACCAACCCCAGTCGCTGCAATACGAGGCGTACATGGACGGGTTGATGCGCAACGTCAGCGGGGGCACGAGCACCGAGCTCGATCCGCAGGCACCGACGGTCAATCACTACGTCGACGGGTACACCGCGGCGACTTCCAATCTGAATCTGCGGCGCCCGCGGATTCGCGACGTGGTGACGGCCACGACCACCGGAGGCTCGGCTTCGTCGTTGACGATCGAAATTCCCGACGGCGCGCGTCCCGGTGATTTACTGCTGCTGGTCGTGGCGTCTCGGAATGCGTTCTTCGTCAACCCCGCGCCGAGTGGTTGGCAGCAATTGGATTACTCCTTCAACGCAGGGATCCTGCTGGATCTGCACGGCCAATGGATGAGCACGTCGACTCCGGACGCCTACCTACTGAATTTCTTTTGGGGCGGTGACGTGGTGGCGGCGGTGCTGGCCATCGAACATGCCAACGGGTCTTGGCCGTTCGGATGGTCCGGGTCCAGCTTCGGCACCTCCATCAACGGAAACACGTCGACCTATCCCCGCCCGCTGGAAAACACGGACACGATCGGTGAGCGGACGTTGAACTTACAGCTGATTGCTTCGACCGGAGCGCCGTCACCCCAAACGTCCTTGGGCATCGCGTCATTCAGCGAGTGTGTCAACGAAGTCGGTTCGCCGGGCACGAGCGGTGAGTGCACGCTGGGCATCGCCTTTCGCACCGGCCCCATGCCGCCGATGACGACCACCCCGCACGTGCTGCATCAGCAATCGGCCAACTGGACCACCATCGCGGTCGAAGTGGAGGGGCAAAGTGAATAA
- a CDS encoding GspH/FimT family pseudopilin, translated as MHRSRRGMTFVELTVVVTIMGLLAVVGVPRFARALHARKARHAAIQLASYVDYVRNTAINEGRSVTLSVDATGDRFWSPDVDFPDQVGVPLSVLIKDRFDDGLEIKASFDSATSVTFDLEGTPHVGGTPLGDGVIVIGTRAVAYEIRFGAGPGNAAITEVNNPDEDAFSSPEE; from the coding sequence ATGCATCGCTCTCGACGTGGAATGACGTTCGTTGAACTGACCGTGGTCGTCACGATCATGGGGTTGTTGGCCGTCGTTGGCGTGCCGCGTTTCGCCCGGGCACTGCACGCGCGCAAGGCGCGTCACGCGGCGATCCAGTTGGCCAGTTATGTCGACTACGTCCGCAACACCGCGATCAATGAAGGCCGATCGGTAACGCTTTCGGTCGACGCGACCGGCGATCGGTTTTGGAGTCCCGATGTGGATTTCCCCGACCAGGTCGGTGTGCCGCTGTCGGTGTTGATCAAGGATCGGTTCGATGACGGCTTGGAGATCAAGGCGTCGTTCGATTCGGCGACCTCGGTCACCTTTGATTTGGAAGGCACGCCCCACGTCGGTGGAACTCCGCTCGGCGACGGTGTCATCGTCATCGGCACACGCGCGGTCGCCTACGAGATACGCTTCGGTGCGGGGCCGGGAAATGCAGCCATCACGGAGGTCAACAATCCGGACGAAGATGCGTTTTCGAGCCCCGAGGAGTAA
- a CDS encoding AAA family ATPase, protein MKVKDLNIDGFGVWTGLSIDSLPDGMTLFYGPNEAGKTTVMQFLRSMLYGFTAERRDKYLPPIYGGTPGGAIRVTGPGGGYQIRRHAKMTDENVVGQLAVTGQDGLAQGQHRLSMLLGQIDEPIFTNVFAIGMRELQELNTLDDTAAADELYKLSSGLDRVSLVDVIRSLRDGRKSLVGHGSQNSKADADKLEALIRRREGLRDEVQRLTGQSRRWSELASLRQTQQKEINDLAARITAWERESRHVEAAISVFDQWTDRTRIVGEIAAIEAETHLPDEAPGQLVQIEAMIQDRRGKLEEVKAKRRSLREKAAQLPVSAGMLDLQGRIEAATEQATWVEALEEQIEKVDTQITKARNQLLADAEQLGLSDEDRDALINGDASQMPDLSRQTLAALAGPAKRVKEHLFLLKQARGEGVEHKKRMEHFDEELGEVLQRTRATDLQQAIRQENEHLASLRRALQLGEHIEKLKRHYRSLENESVDLSTAEVLPIDSLLLMGLPFVVGGCCLIVAFSHFLGINWFLAGEPTPTAGMVWMLFGLMSITLYFFSKQNNHRSTAVDREDCDRQIDMLRKQIRELEAEQDDVESELPGSSQPIEFRVRQAELLLNDLEASMPSYHSHAAAKQAYETSRAKAVKAADSLKAARREWSATLRKLGLAESMSPRSVRKLSEGYETLQGSLRRLEELQDEKDQRQRERQGIAKRIESLYLESLQISEKDQQQASVETVPEDAPRDKAVDSESPLRRASRVGPLEQLNHLQEEIQRQRHWIKRRRDLKEQDAQLKRQHASYSRAIERGEQQRRALWAKCGVATPEQFYQMVDSKASLAQLKDQHAAVDKQIRSMITGNLSYDAVKQEIDGTTQADLERKWETLTSRTAETQQRIATLQTQIGECAADMKHLADDNRLMVAQLELGCVNRKIQTLAQRWQTLATASCLVEEVCGKFERERQPETLREASSFLAQLTDGKYTRIWTPLGTNQLNIDAADGNPISLEVLSRGTREAVFIALRLSLAAAYARRGVMLPLILDDVLVNFDGDRALHAAETLKTFAELGHQVMMFTCHDHIVDIFHSIDVEVRQLPPQGVPGRATILIPEEDEHYEEDEDIEDEDVYAEAEAEEPEAEQPVAAEPEPEPVVEPEPEPEPVAEPEPVAAVEPPAKPQPAARPQPAAKVVEKPRPPAERKPKPVVKKVYIEDEPDEFEDEDGQVDDQPVAPSPSIGWAWFQREPADGRISTEERAAETLRAAHRAVNDELYEGEAAQEDIPEEVWNRNDAWWDGSRVTT, encoded by the coding sequence ATGAAAGTCAAAGACCTGAATATCGATGGCTTCGGCGTTTGGACGGGGCTGAGCATCGATTCACTACCGGACGGCATGACGTTGTTTTACGGGCCGAACGAGGCCGGCAAGACAACGGTGATGCAATTCCTGCGGTCGATGCTGTACGGATTCACGGCCGAACGTCGCGACAAGTACCTGCCGCCGATTTACGGCGGAACGCCCGGTGGAGCGATTCGTGTCACCGGCCCGGGTGGCGGCTATCAAATCCGACGTCACGCCAAGATGACCGACGAAAACGTGGTCGGCCAGCTGGCGGTCACCGGGCAGGACGGCCTGGCGCAAGGCCAGCACCGATTGAGCATGCTGCTCGGTCAGATCGACGAACCGATCTTCACCAACGTGTTCGCGATCGGGATGCGCGAATTGCAAGAACTCAACACGCTCGATGACACCGCCGCGGCGGACGAGTTGTACAAACTTTCCAGCGGGCTGGATCGCGTCTCATTGGTCGACGTGATCCGATCCTTGCGCGACGGCCGCAAATCCCTGGTCGGTCATGGCTCCCAAAACTCCAAAGCCGATGCGGATAAACTGGAAGCCTTGATTCGACGTCGGGAAGGCTTGCGAGACGAGGTCCAACGATTGACCGGCCAGAGTCGGCGTTGGAGTGAACTGGCCAGCTTGCGGCAAACCCAGCAAAAGGAAATCAACGATCTGGCGGCTCGGATCACGGCCTGGGAACGCGAGTCGCGACACGTCGAAGCGGCGATCAGCGTGTTTGATCAATGGACCGATCGAACACGCATCGTCGGCGAAATCGCGGCGATCGAAGCCGAAACACATCTGCCGGACGAGGCACCGGGCCAACTGGTGCAAATCGAAGCGATGATCCAAGATCGTCGCGGCAAGTTGGAAGAAGTGAAGGCGAAACGCCGATCGCTTCGCGAGAAGGCCGCGCAGTTGCCCGTCAGCGCCGGCATGCTCGATTTGCAAGGCCGCATCGAAGCGGCGACCGAACAGGCGACTTGGGTCGAAGCCTTAGAAGAGCAAATCGAAAAGGTCGACACGCAAATCACCAAAGCCCGCAATCAGTTACTCGCGGACGCCGAGCAACTGGGGCTCAGCGACGAGGACCGCGACGCGCTGATCAACGGCGACGCGTCGCAGATGCCTGATCTGTCACGCCAAACCCTGGCCGCCCTGGCCGGACCTGCCAAACGCGTCAAAGAGCATTTGTTTCTGCTCAAACAGGCGCGGGGCGAAGGCGTCGAACACAAAAAACGCATGGAGCACTTCGACGAGGAACTCGGCGAAGTCCTGCAACGCACGCGGGCCACGGATTTGCAGCAGGCGATCCGCCAGGAAAACGAGCACCTGGCTTCGCTTCGCCGCGCGCTGCAGCTGGGCGAACACATCGAAAAACTGAAACGCCACTATCGATCACTTGAGAACGAATCGGTCGACCTGTCGACCGCCGAAGTCTTGCCGATCGACAGTCTGCTGTTGATGGGGCTGCCCTTTGTCGTCGGCGGCTGTTGTTTGATCGTGGCGTTTTCCCATTTCTTGGGGATCAACTGGTTCTTGGCGGGTGAGCCGACGCCGACCGCCGGCATGGTCTGGATGCTGTTCGGATTGATGTCCATCACGCTGTATTTCTTCAGCAAACAAAACAACCATCGCTCCACGGCCGTCGACCGTGAAGATTGCGACCGTCAAATCGACATGCTGAGAAAGCAGATCCGCGAGCTGGAGGCGGAACAGGACGATGTCGAATCGGAGCTGCCCGGCAGCAGCCAACCGATCGAATTCCGCGTCCGCCAGGCCGAACTGCTGCTCAACGATCTGGAAGCCAGCATGCCGTCCTACCATTCCCACGCCGCGGCCAAACAGGCCTATGAAACGTCGCGGGCCAAAGCGGTCAAGGCAGCCGATAGCTTGAAAGCCGCCCGCCGTGAGTGGTCGGCCACGCTCCGAAAACTCGGGCTCGCCGAATCGATGTCACCCCGCAGTGTCCGCAAGCTGAGCGAAGGATACGAAACCCTGCAGGGCAGTCTGCGGCGGCTGGAAGAATTGCAGGACGAAAAAGACCAACGCCAGCGGGAACGCCAAGGCATCGCCAAACGGATCGAATCGCTTTATCTGGAATCGCTCCAGATCAGCGAAAAAGATCAGCAGCAAGCCAGCGTCGAAACCGTCCCCGAAGACGCACCGCGGGACAAGGCTGTGGATTCGGAATCTCCGCTGCGCCGCGCCAGTCGCGTCGGTCCGCTGGAACAGTTGAACCACCTTCAAGAAGAGATCCAGCGACAACGGCATTGGATCAAACGTCGCCGAGACCTCAAGGAACAGGATGCACAGCTTAAACGACAACACGCTTCCTATTCCCGAGCGATCGAACGCGGCGAACAGCAACGTCGCGCCCTGTGGGCCAAATGCGGCGTCGCCACGCCCGAACAGTTCTATCAAATGGTCGACAGCAAGGCCAGTTTGGCGCAACTGAAGGACCAGCACGCGGCGGTCGATAAACAGATCCGGTCGATGATCACCGGCAATCTTTCTTATGACGCGGTGAAACAGGAAATCGATGGCACGACCCAAGCCGACCTGGAACGCAAATGGGAAACGCTGACTTCGCGAACCGCGGAAACGCAGCAACGAATCGCGACCCTGCAGACCCAGATCGGCGAATGCGCTGCCGACATGAAACATTTGGCCGACGATAATCGTTTGATGGTCGCCCAACTGGAACTCGGCTGCGTCAATCGCAAGATCCAGACGCTGGCGCAGCGTTGGCAAACGCTGGCCACCGCGAGTTGCCTGGTCGAAGAGGTGTGCGGCAAATTTGAACGCGAACGCCAACCCGAAACGTTACGGGAAGCGTCCTCGTTCTTGGCCCAATTGACCGACGGAAAATACACGCGGATTTGGACCCCCTTGGGCACCAATCAGCTCAACATCGACGCCGCCGACGGCAACCCGATTTCGTTAGAAGTGCTCAGCCGGGGAACACGCGAGGCCGTCTTCATCGCGCTGCGGTTGTCGCTGGCCGCGGCCTACGCGCGACGCGGTGTGATGTTGCCCCTGATCCTCGACGACGTGCTGGTCAACTTCGACGGCGATCGCGCCTTGCACGCCGCCGAAACGCTCAAGACGTTCGCCGAACTCGGACATCAAGTCATGATGTTCACCTGCCACGACCACATCGTGGACATCTTCCATTCGATCGATGTCGAAGTCCGCCAACTGCCGCCCCAAGGAGTCCCGGGCCGGGCCACGATCCTGATCCCGGAAGAGGACGAACACTACGAGGAAGACGAAGACATCGAAGACGAAGACGTCTACGCCGAGGCTGAGGCCGAAGAGCCGGAAGCGGAACAGCCGGTCGCCGCTGAACCCGAACCCGAACCGGTTGTTGAGCCCGAACCTGAACCCGAACCGGTCGCCGAACCCGAACCGGTCGCGGCGGTCGAGCCGCCAGCGAAGCCCCAGCCGGCAGCCAGGCCCCAACCGGCAGCCAAAGTCGTCGAGAAACCTCGTCCGCCGGCCGAGCGCAAGCCCAAACCCGTGGTCAAGAAGGTTTACATCGAGGACGAGCCCGACGAGTTCGAGGACGAGGACGGCCAGGTCGACGACCAGCCGGTTGCTCCATCGCCCTCCATCGGCTGGGCTTGGTTCCAGCGCGAACCGGCCGACGGACGCATCAGCACCGAGGAGCGCGCCGCCGAAACGCTGCGGGCCGCCCACCGCGCCGTCAACGACGAGCTGTATGAAGGCGAAGCGGCTCAGGAAGACATCCCCGAGGAAGTCTGGAACCGCAACGACGCCTGGTGGGACGGCAGCCGCGTGACCACGTAG
- a CDS encoding metallophosphoesterase family protein has translation MPGESFRFIHASDFHLESPLGDLDELPPPLRDQMATAPHEAVKAVFAAALSNNIDFVVLSGDLLNPQAAGPYGMNLLLEQFEKLAAADTPVYWAAGNVDDPQKWPEAVVIPPNVTLFPKDHATDIKVVRGGRTICRLIGRGSDGRASLHVPGFECEAGEEFAIGVGHGDASLEMLEEARFDFWCLGGKHNRLELKSDDEIRAVYSGSPQGRSLSEPGSHGFSIIDVDAERNVRVSEMPADQFRYCNVRLRADEIAAVGSIENLLGERIVRLQHDAGGRHLIIGWDITADSGESLIAIGDGEALLEWVRREYGHGAPAAWSTSLRIHPPQKYPKSWHEEDTILGDYLRIAAEHRKGDSTAANLLPMTEEHPGLPASTTTLLAEIPQTRRIETLDQATLLGVELLRGGKPNWVNQS, from the coding sequence ATGCCGGGCGAATCTTTTCGATTCATCCACGCCAGTGATTTTCACTTGGAAAGTCCACTCGGTGATTTGGATGAGCTGCCTCCACCGCTGCGCGATCAAATGGCCACTGCGCCCCACGAAGCCGTCAAGGCCGTGTTCGCCGCTGCGCTGTCCAACAACATTGATTTTGTCGTGTTATCGGGCGACCTGCTCAATCCCCAGGCCGCCGGGCCGTACGGAATGAACCTGTTGTTGGAGCAGTTCGAAAAACTGGCCGCTGCCGACACACCGGTCTATTGGGCGGCGGGCAACGTGGACGATCCTCAAAAGTGGCCCGAGGCGGTGGTGATCCCGCCGAACGTGACATTGTTTCCCAAGGACCATGCGACGGACATCAAAGTGGTTCGCGGCGGGCGGACGATCTGTCGTCTGATCGGCCGCGGCAGTGACGGCCGAGCGTCGCTGCACGTGCCGGGCTTTGAATGCGAAGCCGGCGAAGAATTCGCGATCGGGGTCGGCCACGGCGATGCATCGTTGGAGATGCTGGAGGAGGCTCGATTCGATTTTTGGTGTCTGGGCGGCAAACACAATCGTCTGGAGCTAAAGTCCGATGACGAGATCCGAGCGGTTTATAGCGGTTCACCGCAAGGCCGATCATTGAGCGAACCCGGTTCGCACGGGTTCTCCATCATCGACGTCGACGCCGAGCGAAATGTTCGGGTCAGCGAGATGCCCGCCGATCAATTCCGTTACTGCAACGTCCGCTTGAGGGCGGACGAAATCGCTGCGGTCGGCAGCATCGAAAACTTGCTCGGCGAACGGATCGTGCGATTGCAGCACGACGCCGGCGGCCGGCACCTGATCATCGGCTGGGACATCACCGCCGACAGCGGCGAGTCGTTGATCGCGATCGGTGACGGCGAAGCGTTGTTGGAGTGGGTGCGTCGCGAGTACGGACACGGGGCGCCGGCCGCTTGGTCGACGTCCCTGCGGATCCATCCGCCCCAGAAGTACCCCAAGTCGTGGCACGAAGAAGACACGATCTTGGGTGACTATCTGCGGATCGCCGCCGAGCATCGTAAGGGCGACAGCACGGCGGCCAATCTGTTGCCGATGACCGAAGAACATCCGGGACTGCCGGCCAGCACGACGACGTTGCTGGCCGAAATTCCACAGACGCGTCGAATCGAAACGTTGGACCAAGCGACGCTGTTGGGCGTCGAACTGCTCCGTGGCGGCAAGCCGAATTGGGTGAATCAATCATGA
- a CDS encoding EF-hand domain-containing protein, with translation MHQSISCAAMSIALLFGSLLTGADHCGAQVLESAPTSEEATATTSVVDAVEKDYRELICARAADASDAYQDQAIDLALRQGYVDARFDAIVRQSMQNASYPEQWNVEELSRAIKLLPLCTLAPREQAELVFECYLECEDSKTDSRLRSQLKQVLRRYPDPTSRLVNERLRQTDDPKSVLPLVDIVGSSTEATLPRLMELAKSGDPEVAVYVMGWIPNLMEQVRKLNQRSRKLAEQKKLGVEGLDSRMVAYAKRIIGRYDTDGDQELTPEEYEKMLQSPAVADADENGRISIGEYAAWLQSRSRRQE, from the coding sequence ATGCATCAATCTATCTCCTGTGCCGCCATGTCGATCGCCCTACTGTTCGGGTCCCTACTCACCGGGGCCGACCACTGCGGCGCTCAGGTGTTGGAGTCTGCACCCACGTCGGAGGAAGCGACCGCCACAACGTCTGTCGTGGATGCGGTGGAGAAGGACTACCGCGAGCTGATCTGCGCCCGCGCGGCCGACGCATCGGACGCCTACCAGGATCAGGCGATCGACCTGGCACTGCGGCAAGGCTATGTCGATGCCCGGTTTGACGCGATCGTCCGTCAGTCGATGCAAAACGCATCGTACCCGGAGCAGTGGAACGTGGAGGAGCTCTCTCGCGCCATCAAGCTGCTTCCCTTGTGCACGCTGGCACCACGGGAACAGGCCGAGCTTGTTTTTGAGTGTTACCTTGAGTGTGAAGATTCCAAAACCGATTCCAGGCTGCGAAGCCAGTTGAAGCAGGTTCTGCGACGGTATCCCGATCCAACCAGTCGGCTGGTCAACGAGCGCCTGCGGCAAACCGATGATCCAAAAAGTGTGCTACCACTGGTGGACATTGTCGGATCATCCACCGAAGCCACGTTGCCACGGTTGATGGAACTCGCCAAGAGTGGTGATCCCGAAGTCGCAGTCTATGTGATGGGTTGGATTCCAAATTTGATGGAACAGGTACGCAAGTTGAATCAACGATCGCGCAAGCTGGCCGAGCAAAAAAAGCTGGGCGTGGAGGGCCTGGACTCGAGAATGGTGGCGTACGCCAAACGAATCATCGGCCGCTACGACACCGATGGGGATCAAGAACTGACGCCGGAGGAATATGAGAAAATGCTGCAATCGCCCGCAGTCGCCGATGCCGACGAAAACGGACGCATCAGCATTGGCGAATACGCGGCGTGGCTGCAGTCCCGTTCCAGACGCCAGGAATGA
- a CDS encoding sulfatase-like hydrolase/transferase has protein sequence MLRLLVLFAVLGGGLFSSWTQAEQPDIILVMADDVGIEGLGCYGGVSYRTPNLDEMAANGVRFTHAYSQPLCTPTRVELMTGKDNHRNWTYFGILDPRERTFGHAMTDAGYATGIFGKWQLQSYDPPDLPGAEARRGKGMHPKDAGFDQYALFHALHTEDKGSRYANPTMLEGNRGSEGTLKKYDGRYGEDVWVEKILAFLDRPTDKPKFVYYPMALPHWPFVPTPHSADWDPSKPQEEHLRYGSDMIEYMDTTMGNLMRGLRQRNLARETIVIFYSDNGTHLKVTSKMKDGRSIPGGKALPTQTGIHVPLIVHCPDRYKPAVVDGIVEASDFYPTLLNLAGVEKQPGKHLDGVSFVPQLVGQPTPRRDAAFFWYDPRPGWDKEKFSRHVFALNKTHKLFRDGRLFRIGELPLKETLVQQDDEKDRVARAELQAVIDRAMAGVDEPPLVDAYGKVLDR, from the coding sequence ATGCTACGTTTGCTTGTTCTGTTTGCCGTTCTAGGCGGCGGTCTCTTCTCTTCCTGGACCCAAGCCGAACAGCCCGACATCATCTTGGTCATGGCTGACGACGTCGGCATCGAGGGACTGGGGTGCTACGGGGGCGTGTCGTACCGAACTCCGAATCTGGACGAAATGGCGGCCAACGGGGTTCGCTTCACACACGCCTACTCGCAACCGCTGTGCACGCCGACGCGGGTGGAGTTGATGACCGGCAAGGACAATCATCGCAACTGGACTTATTTCGGAATCCTTGATCCTCGCGAACGAACGTTCGGTCACGCGATGACCGATGCCGGATACGCGACCGGGATTTTCGGCAAGTGGCAACTGCAATCCTATGACCCGCCCGACCTGCCGGGCGCCGAGGCCCGACGCGGCAAGGGCATGCATCCCAAAGATGCCGGATTCGATCAATACGCGTTGTTCCATGCCCTGCACACCGAAGACAAGGGATCTCGCTACGCCAACCCGACGATGCTGGAAGGCAATCGCGGCAGCGAAGGGACACTCAAGAAGTACGACGGCCGCTACGGCGAAGATGTTTGGGTCGAAAAGATCCTCGCCTTCCTCGACCGGCCAACCGACAAGCCGAAGTTCGTCTACTACCCGATGGCACTGCCGCACTGGCCCTTCGTACCGACGCCCCACTCGGCCGACTGGGATCCCAGCAAACCGCAGGAAGAACATCTGCGTTACGGAAGCGACATGATCGAGTACATGGACACGACGATGGGAAACCTAATGCGTGGCTTGCGCCAGCGGAATCTCGCTCGCGAAACGATCGTGATCTTTTACAGCGACAACGGCACGCACCTGAAAGTCACCTCGAAAATGAAAGACGGCCGTTCGATCCCGGGAGGAAAAGCGCTGCCGACCCAAACCGGCATCCACGTGCCGCTAATCGTGCATTGCCCGGACCGTTACAAGCCCGCCGTTGTCGATGGAATCGTCGAAGCCTCGGACTTTTATCCGACCCTGTTGAATTTGGCCGGAGTCGAAAAGCAACCGGGAAAGCACTTGGACGGGGTCAGTTTTGTGCCCCAGTTGGTCGGCCAGCCCACGCCACGACGCGACGCCGCGTTCTTTTGGTATGACCCGCGTCCAGGCTGGGACAAAGAAAAATTCAGCCGCCACGTATTCGCACTCAACAAGACCCACAAGCTGTTCCGCGACGGACGGTTGTTTCGCATCGGGGAACTGCCACTGAAGGAGACCTTGGTCCAACAGGACGACGAAAAGGATCGTGTGGCCAGAGCCGAGTTGCAAGCCGTGATCGATCGAGCGATGGCGGGTGTCGACGAACCGCCGCTGGTCGATGCCTATGGCAAGGTCTTGGATAGGTGA
- a CDS encoding Uma2 family endonuclease produces MSAVPKYIPRYTVDDYATWEGDWELWEGIAVSMSPSPFGVHQLVLFNLAAELRTQLLAQDCDAVVLGVIDWIVSRDTVVRPDVVVLCGGVPEKHIETTPGFVAEVLSASTAERDRTFKRDLYEEQGVPVYAILDPTLKTVQIYRRSNDGKWSQESVVDQFAITLCETCTVTVRLADLF; encoded by the coding sequence ATGTCTGCTGTCCCAAAATACATTCCGCGATACACCGTTGATGACTACGCGACCTGGGAAGGCGACTGGGAGCTTTGGGAGGGGATCGCCGTGTCGATGAGCCCCAGCCCCTTTGGAGTCCATCAACTGGTGCTGTTTAATCTCGCGGCAGAACTCCGAACGCAGTTGCTGGCCCAGGATTGTGATGCGGTCGTGCTCGGCGTAATCGACTGGATCGTTTCACGCGACACCGTGGTCCGACCCGACGTCGTGGTGCTGTGCGGTGGTGTTCCTGAGAAACACATTGAAACGACACCCGGATTTGTCGCCGAAGTCTTGTCCGCTTCGACGGCCGAGCGCGACCGGACCTTCAAACGCGATCTGTATGAAGAACAAGGCGTCCCGGTCTACGCGATCCTGGATCCAACGCTCAAGACGGTCCAGATCTACCGGCGCAGCAACGATGGCAAATGGAGCCAAGAGTCCGTCGTGGATCAGTTCGCGATCACGCTATGCGAAACCTGTACTGTGACCGTTCGTCTGGCCGACCTATTTTGA